tatgatcaaaagaaaaaaggaagtccAATAGaattgctttctccttttttttttttttttccttttttttaaagtgcaaacAGACAGCATTTTTCCCCATATCGGATCAAACAGAACTTTCTGGGCTGGCTTTGCAGCCCTGCCTCCATTTGGGTCTATTGCCTCTAGTTGAAAATGCTTCTGAGTTCCAAACAGCCAATTTGCAAATGAACCATCTGCAAGACGAGGGGCAGTGTTCTTGGCCCCCTCATGGCTTAAATAGTCCTGGTGACTTTCCAAATATTGCTGTTCTCTTTGGGCACGAGAAGACAAGCCGTTCAGAGCTGGGGTGTAGGCAGATGGAATGAATGTGCCAAGTCAGACAGAGTTTGGGGAGCTGCCCAGTTGCGGCTGGTGcctgtggagaggagagaagggagcctgGGGCGCTGGGCCAGGGCAGATCTTGGGATCTGGTCTTAGGAGCCTTGCTGCGGCCTTTGGCCGTTATCCCGAGGCTGCAGAAGGCTTCTCTCAGCTTGCAGCGGGGAAGTAAGCTGGTCAGATCCGTGTTTTGCAAGGACGCCCCCATGCAGCCCTGTCCCGTGGTTGGAGGAGGCTGGGCTTGGCAGACAGCCCTGGCAGGAGATGTGGGAGGTGGTTCACTCCACTCTGGCAGGAGGTGGTGAGGACGAAGCTCTGAGAGTAAGACTCTTAGAGCCTCAGGAAACCGCAGCTGAGAAAGCCCGCGTACCATCAGCATGGGACTTGCTGCCCAGCGCCCTTCCCAGGGGCTCACAAACTACCTTTGTgtcttgaatattttttcttgaatttctttctgttctagaGAGGTTGATGCTGTCCTGAGGTTTCTGAAACAGCAGTGTCACGCGAAGAAAATTGGCGTCGTGGGATTCTGCTGGGGTGGAGTAGGTGTCCATCATCTGATGGTGAAATACCCAGAGTTCAGGGCGGGCGTGTCCATCTACGGTAAATCTGCCTTGAGCGTTTTCACACAAGGAAAACAGGAGGAGGGGTGGAGTGACAATAACCAGGAGCCTCTTCCTCAGCCCGGGGTCCCTGTGCAACACAAAGCCCCATTGTGCAGATGGCGGCTCTCAAGGAAATCGGCTTTAAAAATCTGCAGGTAGAGGTCGGGTTTGTACTGTAGTTGCCAGAGGATGTCACAGGGAGCGAGGAGGCCTGGGTCCCAACAGTGTGCCTTTGGGAAAGTCACCTCACCCCAGGCCTCGATTTCTTCACCTGGGACGAACGGAATAACAACATTTGTCTCTGTGATAATGGTTAATACCAAGCAATATTTTTATGAGGAAcatctatgaaaatatttttccacgATACAAATTATTCTCAGCCGCATGCACGTACGCAGAAtacaaagagggagagaaagcaaaggaaagctCGCTCTAAAATGTAAATAGCCACATAAACATTTCAGCCCAAACAAACCAAACGGATCCGGGCAATGAAATAAGAACATTATGTTTGTGTATAGAAACGGCATACCAAGTTCACGATAGAGAAACATTCAGAGcataaaaatgtcagaaaaaggaaatttggccGCCTTTCACAGTAGTAAATCATACAGTTGTACTAATGACTGTTTGGCTTAATGGTTCCTCACTGTGGTATTTTCACctacttttcacattttaaaaagcccGTTAAATATTTACTGCCACAAAAGGAGATAAACTCAGGACCTTGCCCTCCACGGTGTTGAGCCCCCTGGCCCACGCCGGTGCTCGGTGTGAAATAGCCGGAGGCGCTCCTACGTGGACGCCTCGCCCGCGCCCCCTCCTGGCCGCTGTTGTGCAGTGCACGGGCTGCGCAGCGTGGCGGGACTCAGAAGCATGGGGGCATCAGACAGGCGTCCTGCCACAGAAGGCGGTCTTAACAGAGAGGGGCAGGAAGCGTGGCCGTCTTTCCTgtggctccctgcctcccagagagGAGGTATAGGTGAGGGGAGGGTGTCTGGGTTACCTCGATTTGTTGTGCTGCCAACACAATGGAAATAAGAATTCCATTCTTACTGGTAGGTAGAAAAAAAGAAGCTACCTATTATTTTCTCCTACCTGCTGACTGAGTCTGGTCCGTGACCAATCTGAGTCAGGCCCCTCTGTGAGTCCTTCTTCTGGGTAGGCCCCGAGCTTGGGCTCTGTCCCGCCCACTGGGTCAGCCTAGGGGGAATCCCCCATGCAATTCCtcatccccccccacccccccagtacTCCATACCTtgtcaccctggcctgccttcagcaagaatcccaTCAAGTCTTCTGGCCAGAGCCCTCCTTACCCTGAGGCTTTCTCCTAGTAGTTTTCATCCCTtgacctctctctgctccttggcCATAGATCCCCACTTGTTCTTGTACTTGGGGTTAAGCCTGGTCTGTCCCCTACTGCAAACCCCACGATACAACCTTCCTTAACAACTGTCAGAATCATCTTTTCTTTAACGCCACTCTTAAAATCACGTATTGCAAaacttttgcttgttttccttgGGAGTGGGCACACCCACCGTTGTCGTCTGAATCTGCAACAGAACTTGCTTTTGACTAAATGATCTATACAATTCTGAAACGAAGGATGAAAACTAGTTTTTGTGGGTAGGCTGGTAGGACCAGATGTTGTGCCTGGGACTTCACACCCGTGGTCTCGTCTGAGCACAGACTGTCAAACAGCTGCTCTACCTAATGAATGAGGCCACTTAGCACACTGAAGTCAGAACCCATGGGGCTTGTGTAGACCGTGAGAAACTTCTAGAACAGTGGTGGTCAGAGGGTCCAGATTTGAAAGTTATCACCTCCTGGTTAAGGGAGGCACAGCACAACAGGGAGCCTTTTCCAGGCTGCTCCTGTTTCTTCACTTGCCCAGCAGCCGGCAGGGTCTAATTCCATGATTTAATGGCCTGATTCCTAGTGAAAGAAGCGGAGAGAAGGAAGATCTGACTACATAAGTTTCTCTTTGAGACTGATGTTATAGGCCAGGCCACTTCTGTGGCATTGctaaagagaaagtaaataaaacccCCAAAGCacatattttactttgaaaaatcaaACCTAACTTGACATTTTCTGCATCTCGTGTGTGGAAGTCATACCCTCATGTCCTGTCCCCCTTCTCAGGCATCGTCAGGGATTCTGAAGATGTGTACAGTTTAAAGAACCCCACATTGTTCATTTTTGCTGAAAATGATCCCGTGATTCCTCTGGAGCAAGTAAGTTGGCATCTTTCCTCCGCTCATCTGTATATTTAATAACATGATTTGGCATTTCTGGGAAAACATCCTAAAGGGTTCATTTGTTGCTCCAAATATCTTTCAACATTAAAGTTTTAAAGGAGGGTTTTATTGGGGACTTAGAGTGCGATTGTAAGCCCCCAAAGGGCTCGTGGCATGGCCTGGTCACTGGGCTTAGAAGTAGGCCTGGCCCTCCTGTCCCCCCAATGTGTAACCCACGAGTTGTCACAAGGTCTGTGTCCTTAAGACGTGGGTGTGTTAAAGCCAGCGCATCGATAAGGAAAAAGCAGAAGACAACTGTGGTTCAGGAGCACTTGTTTAGAAATTATtgttgtggggccggccctgtggccgagtggttaagtttgtacgctctgctttggcggcccagggttttgctggttcagatcctgggcacagacccagcactgctcatcaggccatgctgaggcagcatcccacatgccacaactagaaggacccacaactagtatatgcaactatgtactggggggctttggggagaagaagaagaaggaaaaaaaaagatttgtaacagatgttagttcaggaccaatctttaaaaaaaaaataaattattattcataatcaatacatatattaatatacacTTATAacttatatttgaatatattgaaTTACatgttgaatatatatattgaatattatatattgagtaatatataaaatatatgaatacaatttcaaataattgatgtatcatttttatattgCTCTGAATTCTCTCCTATAACTaactgttataaaaattaaaaattcattatagCTATGGAACTTGATTTAAAGTGTTGATGTTGAATCTCTTTTATGAGCTGGCACAGAAGATTTGGAGAATGGGAAATATTATTAGAGGGTTACAATCATGTCGTCATGAAACCTTTTGCCTGCCAGGTCTCGTTGCTGACCCAGAAGTTGAAAGAACACTGCAAAGTGGAGTATCAAATTAAGACGTTTTCCGGGCAAACTCATGGGTTCGTCCATCGGAAGAGAGAAGATTGTTCACCTGAAGACAAGCCCTATATTGACGAGGCGAGAAGGAATTTAATCGAGTGGCTGAACAAGTACGTCTAGCGGTGGCCACGTGCAAACTTCCTCAAAAGAGCTTTCATCCagaaatttgctttgaaatactTGGatcatttgatttaattttcaccCTATATACAATAAATCAAAGAATCCttaaattcattatttcatcTGAAACACAAATTCAGTAGAAAAGgttaattatgaaataatttaatttttaacacatctataaataaaaaatttaaaaacaggtcAGCACCTGAAGAACTTGAGTGATAGGGTAATATTGTAGTAATGTAAACTTACGGCTGTTTGAGCACCAGCTGACAGCTCGGGCGTGGCCTTCCTCTTCTTGAACTGAGCATATCCTTTAAAATGACTAACGTTGCAAAGCCGGGACAACATGACCTGTAAGCTCAGGGGCATTAAAGGCCCACATTAATTAGAAATGTGTCTTTGTCTTCATACAGATGACTTTGTCACATTCATACATGGCGCTATGAGAAATATTGAGATTAAAATGGGGTTGCATTGACCTAATTATATCAAGCTAATAAACTTACTTTTTGAATCTTTGAATTCGTGGCTTTTCCTAATAGCTGATAAAAACAATGAGTCAGAGTTACCATCCAGCCATCTCCCAGGCAGTGGCATTTTCGGGTCCCGGGGGCCGGGACCGTGTCAGAAATCTGTGTTGAGTCAGAAGGGTGGTGGTGTAAagggtagagtttcagtttttacatttaaattaattaagattGAATCAAATAAACCCAGCTCTCAGTAGCCCTAGCCACGAGTCAAGCGCTTGGTGGCCACGTGTGGCCGGTGGAACCGTATGGGGCAGTGCTCCTCTGCACTAGTGACTGcacctccatcccctccctgcctcccgtTGACCTTCTGTAGATCCTCTTGTCCCCCATGTGACAGCCCCGCAGTGAGTCTGTCTCAGTTCCAGTCCAGGGAGTTTCTTGGTGACTAGACCAGACAGCTGTCCCTCCCATCAGCCCTTCCCAGTGTCTGCAGACACCAGGAAGCCTACTGGTTTCCCTCCCACTCAGACCCGGGCCCAGCAGGAGGCTCCCTCCATGGGGTGGGACCGTGTGCAGGGGGTTTGCTTGGGTCCTGGGGCGAGGCTGGGGCTGTTTTCATCCCAGTGTGCCACGGCCAACTTGGGGCCATTTCTTATAgtcctggggctctgggagggAAACCCAGGGCATGTCTGTTCTGGAAGATGGCAGCCAGAAGGATCCCTGCAGCCTTGGggagccacccccaccccttcttttcttccactgCAGGGCCTGAGGAGTCCCAACTGGGTGACACTTTTAGTTCTTTCTGTGAGAGCAGCAGGAGTGACAGACGGGTCcctctggagagggagggaagaagggggcAAGAGGCAGTGATGCAGGTCTGACCCCAGGCTGGggaatgaagaggagaggagattcCAGAGCATTTAGAAGAGAACTGGGAGGGCACAGTGAACAACCTGAGGTCAGCTTAGAGATGATCCAGGATAGGGAATATCAGAAGAGAAGCAGGGTTGTGGGGGGAAAGAGTTTGGTTTGGGGCCAGTCTGGAATCTCAGGTTTTTTGGGCTGCAAATAACAAAAATCTCAACTAACAGTGGCTAAGAGAATAACATTGAAGTCTTAACAACACCCCTAAATGGATCCAAGAGTGTTCAGGGCCTTACTGATGTCAGGACACGGGTAGCCACATGCCATTCTGGGTCCCCTCCTCCTAGGCACTGCTCTGGGCTTCAGCCTCCCAAGACACTGGCcacagcaggaagggagggaggagctcTCTTCCTGTACCTCTCTCTTTTTGTTAGGGAGCGAGCTGTTTCCCGGAAATCCCCCAGCTGGTTTCCCTGCATGTGTCATGAAAGAGGCTGAGAGTGGACATCATTAAAGGGGGGGTCCATGCCAGGATGACTGACGCTGACTCGCCCCAGGCTGGGCACAGTGAAGGAGGGAGGCCTGGATGCCAATGGGAACTGTCTGCCAGGGGGCCATGGGaggtgtgggcagagggagagtgtgGGAGGCAGAATGGGCACAGAGGGGAGGAGCTGGCAGTGTCCAGGCTCCACCATGTTGAGCTGGCTGTGTGATTCGGGGCAACTCAACTAAATTCTCTGGCCGTCGGTTTTTGTCAGTGTGGGATCTGTAAACCGAGGACAGTGACATTCCTTTGCAGGGTTGTTGGGGGGAATAAACAGTCTCATATGGGGAGTCTCGTCAGCATGCTTATGCTTGGGTAATGGATGAGGCAGCTGGAGCCCAGTTCTCAGGGTGAACCAGTTGAAATCTGTGAATCTCACTCATGCTCTGTGCCCATGGCATGTTGTGGGGGGGGCTCCCATTGTTGTCATCCCTAGGAGACGGAGGCTGAAGGAGCAGCCAGCATCAAATAACGCACGTTGCTGTGCCGAGAGGGAAAAGAGAGCTCTGGAGGGTCTTGCATTGACAGGTAAATGCTTTGGCTTGGAAAAGATGCTTCTCACCGCTCAGTGGCCTGAGCTGGTCACACGGCCCCACCCAAGGATTGCACAAGAATCCCAGACGTGCACCTATCCCGTGCCCAGGAAGAGAGCCATGTGTTGGTGAGGACCACTGATTACCCCAGAGGTGGGAATGGAAGTAAGAAGCTTGAGAGATGGAATCTAAGAGGCATTGGGAAGAGACGTCTTGAGCAGGAGGATCCCCCCCCAATCCATACGCCCTCCCCACACTGAGGCAAGATGGGAGTGTATgaatttcctgttgctgctgtgacaaattatcacacttagtggcttaaaaacaaatcTACTCTCTCCCAGTTCTGTAGATCGTAAGTCTGGGTCGGCTCGGCCGGTTTCTCTGCTCCGGGCTTCTCAAGCCCAGTCAACGACGCACTGGCCGGCCAGGCTCCTTTCCTGAGGCTCTGGGAAGATCTACTTGCCAACGCATTCAAGTTCATGGCAGAATTGTTTCTGGCGACTGCAGGACAGAGGCCCCATTTCCTTTCTGTCAGCTGGGGGccaccctcagctcctggaggcctcTTCAGTGCTCGAACGGGTCCCGCAGCTCAGAAGCAGCAGTGAGCGTCCAAGCCTTCTCACGCCACATGCCTTGACTTCGCTCCTGCCACCTCTCTTGGTTCTTTTTGGTGAGCCCTTAAGGGCTCATGCGATTACAGTGGACCCCCCTGGATCAGCTCCCTATTTTAGGGCCAGCTGACTAGCACTTAACTGCGTCTGCAAAGTCCCTCACAGCAGTACCTAGATTAGGTTTGACTGAATGACTGAATAACCAGACTGAATCTTGGGGGCACagctttagaattctgcctacggCAAGCAGGGTAGGATGGATGGGCTGCCAAGACATCCACAGGGGGGAACAAAGTCAGAAGTTCACACCACCAGCTTCGATTGTCTTTGAAACAGGAGTCAAGATTATCTGACAAATATGAAGTCTTAAGTGCAGATGTTCAgtgcttatatttaaaatatccagcGTATAAACTTGAAAAGCTTATTTCAAGAAGTGACTGGTACATTCAAATTAGGCAGCGTTTCTTGGATTTGACAATGACCAGCATTATTATGAGGACTAAATATGTTAATATAGCA
The window above is part of the Equus przewalskii isolate Varuska chromosome 20, EquPr2, whole genome shotgun sequence genome. Proteins encoded here:
- the CMBL gene encoding carboxymethylenebutenolidase homolog; its protein translation is MANEAHPCPCDIGHKLEYGGMGREVQVEHIKAYVTKSPVDAGKAVIIIQDIFGWQLPNTRYMADMIAGNGYTTIVPDFFVGQEPWDPSWDWATFPEWLKTKNARNIDKEVDAVLRFLKQQCHAKKIGVVGFCWGGVGVHHLMVKYPEFRAGVSIYGIVRDSEDVYSLKNPTLFIFAENDPVIPLEQVSLLTQKLKEHCKVEYQIKTFSGQTHGFVHRKREDCSPEDKPYIDEARRNLIEWLNKYV